In one Terriglobales bacterium genomic region, the following are encoded:
- a CDS encoding DUF4292 domain-containing protein, translating to MLMNLRKTYWLALILFVISVSSGCLFRSHKVPVRTTVTSVRTATLDELVDTINAQGKAVQTLNATVDIDTSVGGAKKGKVTEYKEIRGYILMRKPAQLRMIGLFPVVRNRAFDMVSNAQGFKLSIPPKDKFIVGPPDVTTPSKNALENLRPNVIYDALMQHELDPQQDIAVLEHSAETMTDTNTKNEVAFPTYVVDVISKGDKGWYLSRKVIFSRLDLLPKRQLIYDKTGNLATEARYDDYQDFNGTKFPTSITIVRPAEEYTIGLKLLKLTLNEPLKDDQFVLTQPPGSQLVQLGTNRNTASAVTAGDSEKK from the coding sequence ATGCTCATGAATTTGCGGAAGACATATTGGCTCGCACTCATACTGTTCGTGATATCCGTCTCCAGCGGCTGTCTTTTCCGGTCTCACAAGGTGCCTGTCCGGACCACAGTTACATCTGTCCGCACAGCTACTCTGGACGAACTCGTCGACACCATTAACGCCCAGGGCAAAGCCGTGCAGACGCTGAACGCGACAGTGGATATCGACACGTCAGTCGGTGGCGCTAAGAAAGGCAAAGTCACCGAATACAAAGAAATCCGCGGCTACATCCTTATGCGGAAGCCTGCGCAGTTACGCATGATCGGTTTATTCCCGGTGGTGCGGAACCGTGCGTTCGACATGGTTAGCAACGCGCAGGGCTTCAAACTCTCGATTCCGCCGAAGGATAAGTTCATTGTCGGGCCGCCGGATGTGACCACGCCTTCCAAGAATGCGCTGGAGAACTTGCGTCCGAACGTGATCTACGACGCCTTAATGCAGCACGAACTCGATCCGCAGCAGGACATCGCGGTGCTTGAGCACAGTGCGGAAACCATGACGGATACCAACACCAAGAACGAAGTGGCGTTCCCGACTTATGTTGTGGACGTCATTAGCAAGGGTGACAAGGGTTGGTATCTTTCCCGGAAGGTTATCTTCAGCCGGCTCGATCTTTTGCCCAAACGCCAGTTGATCTACGACAAAACGGGGAACCTCGCAACCGAAGCAAGATACGATGATTATCAGGACTTTAACGGAACAAAGTTCCCAACCTCGATTACGATCGTCCGCCCGGCAGAGGAGTATACGATCGGCCTCAAGTTGCTGAAGCTCACCTTGAACGAGCCGCTCAAGGACGACCAGTTCGTGCTGACCCAGCCACCGGGCTCGCAACTGGTGCAGCTTGGAACGAATCGCAACACAGCCAGCGCGGTTACAGCAGGGGATTCCGAAAAGAAGTAG
- a CDS encoding response regulator, giving the protein MSSTPKEIILVWDDDPSGAPIRIAVLEHSGYQVLSAFDAADVKAALSARNDIRAIIVATSKTVEKTYETCAEIKAAGGPPIMLLGHSNWHPNWGRKFFDVHVQKLDGPPHWTRELRHMIENHAAYLRASSRNILNVDDNEVQRYAVSRILQNGGYKVMEAGTGRQTIELAARKPDLILLDINLPDMSGFDVCRVLKTNPKTSTIPVVHLSATFTKPEARDRGLKNGADEYLFQPIGPEKLLKTLDSVLERPRA; this is encoded by the coding sequence GTGTCTTCCACTCCCAAGGAAATCATTCTGGTCTGGGACGACGATCCCAGCGGTGCCCCCATCCGGATTGCGGTACTTGAGCACTCCGGCTATCAGGTCCTCAGTGCTTTCGACGCTGCCGATGTAAAGGCGGCGCTTAGTGCTCGCAACGACATACGCGCCATCATCGTAGCTACTTCGAAAACGGTCGAGAAGACCTACGAGACCTGCGCCGAGATCAAGGCCGCGGGCGGTCCGCCCATCATGTTGCTGGGTCACTCCAACTGGCATCCGAACTGGGGCCGCAAGTTCTTCGACGTACACGTCCAGAAGCTGGACGGACCGCCTCATTGGACTCGGGAACTACGGCACATGATCGAAAACCACGCGGCTTACTTGCGGGCTTCTTCGCGGAACATTCTCAACGTGGACGACAACGAAGTGCAGCGTTACGCCGTGTCCAGAATCCTCCAGAACGGCGGATATAAAGTCATGGAAGCCGGCACGGGACGGCAGACGATCGAGCTGGCGGCAAGAAAGCCGGATCTGATTCTGCTCGACATTAATCTTCCAGATATGAGCGGATTCGACGTATGCCGGGTGCTGAAGACGAACCCGAAAACGTCCACGATTCCGGTCGTTCACCTCTCGGCGACTTTCACCAAGCCTGAGGCTCGCGACAGAGGACTTAAGAACGGCGCCGACGAGTACCTGTTCCAGCCCATCGGCCCGGAAAAACTCCTGAAGACTCTGGATTCGGTACTCGAGCGTCCGCGCGCTTAA
- the lepA gene encoding translation elongation factor 4, with amino-acid sequence MDRAFIRNFAIIAHIDHGKSTLSDRLLELTGALSAREMQEQVLDAMDLERERGITIKAHCVRMNYQAQDGKTYQLNLIDTPGHVDFSYEVSRSLASCEGALLVVDASQGVEAQTLANAYLAINHGLEIIPVINKIDLPSADIERTKEMIESAVGLDAHDALPISAKTGIGVPEVLEAIVKRVPPPKGEPENQLQALIFDSWFDPYRGVIVLTRVMQGTLEMGQKIRLWSNGKVFQVEALGVLTPKPVPIDKLEAGEVGFLIANIKTVSDTQIGDTITDDERPAIEALPGFEELKPMVFAGLYTVDAHEHTILRDALEKLRLNDSSFFFEPESSAALGFGFRCGFLGLLHMEIIQERLEREYNLDLITTAPSVRYHITKTDGEVLDVDNPSKWPPTGEIAKIEEPVILATILTNEEYVGGILKLVEDKRGRQKNFEYVSPTRVMLSYELPLNEVVLDFYDRLKTVSRGYASLDYHLAGTWESPMVKMDILVAGDPVDALSLIVHKDFAYERGRALVSKMRELIPRQMFEVPIQAAVGAKIISRETVAAIRKNVLAKCYGGDISRKRKLLEKQKEGKKRMKRIGKVDIPQEAFLALLKVGEES; translated from the coding sequence ATGGACCGCGCTTTTATTCGTAATTTCGCCATTATTGCTCATATCGACCACGGCAAGAGCACGCTCTCCGACCGTCTGCTTGAGCTTACGGGGGCATTGTCCGCCCGGGAGATGCAGGAACAGGTGCTCGACGCCATGGATCTTGAGCGCGAGCGCGGCATCACCATCAAGGCGCACTGCGTGCGCATGAATTACCAGGCGCAGGACGGCAAAACCTACCAGCTCAACTTGATCGACACTCCCGGCCACGTGGACTTCTCGTACGAAGTTTCCCGGTCGCTGGCCTCGTGTGAAGGCGCGCTACTCGTCGTTGACGCCTCTCAAGGCGTCGAAGCTCAGACACTGGCCAATGCTTATCTGGCGATCAATCACGGACTGGAGATCATCCCGGTCATCAACAAGATCGACCTGCCCAGCGCCGATATCGAACGCACCAAGGAAATGATCGAGAGCGCGGTCGGACTGGACGCCCATGATGCGCTGCCGATCAGCGCCAAGACGGGGATCGGCGTGCCGGAGGTTCTGGAGGCGATCGTAAAGCGCGTGCCTCCGCCAAAAGGCGAGCCTGAAAATCAGTTACAGGCACTCATCTTCGACTCCTGGTTCGACCCCTACCGTGGCGTGATCGTGCTGACTCGCGTCATGCAAGGCACGCTCGAGATGGGACAGAAGATCCGCCTGTGGTCGAACGGCAAGGTCTTTCAAGTGGAGGCGCTTGGCGTGCTGACGCCGAAGCCCGTTCCCATCGACAAACTCGAGGCCGGTGAGGTCGGGTTCCTGATCGCCAACATCAAGACGGTTTCCGATACCCAGATCGGCGACACGATCACGGACGATGAGCGCCCGGCGATTGAGGCACTGCCCGGCTTTGAAGAACTGAAGCCGATGGTGTTTGCGGGCCTATACACGGTGGACGCGCACGAGCACACCATCCTACGCGACGCGCTCGAAAAGCTTCGGCTTAACGATTCGTCGTTCTTCTTCGAACCTGAAAGTTCGGCTGCCCTGGGGTTTGGCTTCCGATGCGGCTTCCTCGGCCTGCTTCACATGGAGATCATCCAGGAGCGGCTGGAGCGCGAGTACAACCTCGACTTGATCACCACCGCGCCCAGCGTCCGCTATCACATCACCAAGACCGACGGTGAGGTTTTGGACGTCGACAACCCGTCGAAATGGCCGCCAACGGGTGAAATCGCCAAAATCGAGGAGCCGGTGATCCTGGCAACGATTTTGACGAATGAGGAGTACGTCGGCGGCATCCTGAAACTGGTGGAAGACAAGCGCGGACGGCAGAAGAATTTCGAATATGTGAGCCCGACGCGGGTGATGCTGAGCTACGAACTTCCTCTCAATGAAGTCGTGCTCGACTTCTACGATCGGCTGAAGACTGTTTCGCGCGGATACGCCTCGCTGGACTATCACCTTGCCGGCACGTGGGAGTCGCCGATGGTGAAGATGGACATTCTTGTCGCCGGCGATCCGGTGGATGCGCTTTCACTGATCGTTCACAAGGATTTCGCCTACGAACGCGGGCGTGCCTTGGTATCCAAAATGCGCGAACTCATTCCGCGTCAGATGTTTGAGGTACCAATCCAGGCGGCTGTCGGAGCAAAGATCATTTCGCGAGAAACCGTCGCGGCCATTCGCAAAAACGTTCTTGCCAAGTGCTACGGCGGCGACATCTCGCGTAAGCGTAAGCTGCTGGAAAAGCAGAAAGAGGGCAAGAAGCGCATGAAGCGCATCGGCAAAGTGGACATCCCACAGGAAGCCTTCCTCGCCCTCTTGAAGGTTGGCGAAGAGAGTTAA
- a CDS encoding Maf family protein, which translates to MHLILASSSPRRQELLRRANLEFTVQPSDIPEDLRPGESPRDFAERLAFEKANAIFQTNRADGTVVLGADTIVVVDNEVLGKPTNATDARRMLKMISGRAHQVMTGVCLLGKGIHDVRLETTVVHVIRIPEQEIEDYIAHGEPMDKAGAYAIQGIASRWIPRVDGCFFNVVGLPVPLVYGMLRDHKLL; encoded by the coding sequence ATGCACTTGATCCTCGCCTCTTCGTCGCCGCGACGACAGGAACTGTTACGCCGCGCGAACCTCGAATTTACCGTTCAGCCGTCAGATATTCCGGAAGATCTGCGTCCCGGAGAATCGCCGCGCGACTTCGCCGAGCGGCTCGCGTTCGAAAAGGCTAATGCGATCTTTCAAACGAACCGGGCTGACGGGACCGTCGTTCTTGGCGCCGACACCATTGTGGTGGTTGACAACGAAGTTCTGGGGAAGCCGACAAATGCAACCGACGCCCGTCGAATGCTGAAGATGATTTCCGGACGCGCGCATCAGGTAATGACCGGAGTGTGCCTGTTGGGTAAAGGCATCCACGATGTGCGGTTGGAAACAACCGTGGTACACGTCATCCGTATCCCCGAGCAGGAGATCGAAGATTACATTGCGCACGGCGAGCCGATGGACAAGGCCGGAGCATACGCGATTCAAGGGATTGCATCGCGCTGGATCCCCCGAGTCGACGGGTGTTTTTTCAACGTGGTCGGGCTGCCCGTCCCACTCGTTTATGGAATGCTCCGCGATCACAAGCTTCTGTAA
- a CDS encoding response regulator, with translation MAADNPQLLLVDDDVQCLSVRRMLFEAFKFRVVTCTNPKQALRLYKLQHFDAAVIDFQMPEMNGGELAKAMKETHPGTPVVILSGLPYLPEDTPVFYDRFYCKTEPGFKIVKEVQGLVENSDHNDGNGHPVGWSARVMAAAGIVVGMATEAGKKVLPSTKPLTASNLTAS, from the coding sequence TTGGCCGCTGACAATCCTCAACTCCTGCTGGTTGACGACGACGTACAGTGTCTCTCCGTGCGCCGTATGTTGTTTGAAGCTTTCAAATTCCGGGTGGTCACCTGCACGAATCCCAAACAGGCACTTCGCCTCTATAAGCTCCAGCACTTTGACGCCGCCGTGATCGACTTCCAAATGCCCGAAATGAATGGCGGGGAGCTGGCCAAGGCGATGAAGGAAACTCACCCGGGCACGCCGGTCGTGATCCTATCCGGGCTCCCCTATCTGCCTGAAGACACACCGGTTTTCTATGACCGCTTCTATTGCAAGACAGAACCGGGATTCAAGATTGTGAAGGAAGTCCAGGGGTTGGTCGAAAATTCCGATCATAATGACGGAAACGGCCACCCCGTGGGCTGGTCTGCCCGCGTGATGGCCGCCGCCGGAATCGTCGTTGGCATGGCGACGGAAGCCGGGAAAAAGGTTCTTCCGTCAACTAAACCGTTGACTGCGTCAAATTTGACCGCATCATAA